From a single Fusobacterium ulcerans ATCC 49185 genomic region:
- the nikB gene encoding nickel ABC transporter permease: MNGKNFLKKLFQIGIVLFGISFLTFALIYLSPGDPAEIMLTACGNIPTPELLAQTRIELGLDKPFLTQYGDWLLKICRGDMGYSYSLKVPVWRKLISNFFITLKLAVASLVLMVVISIPLGVFAAINRNKKIDYFVRGFTFIGISVPSFWLGLIFLSIFGVKLKLVPIAGGTANLKALILPAITLALSMSAKYTRQVRTIVLDELRQDYVTGARIRGMSEKIIMIKHILPNVLLPLVTLLGLSLGSLLSGTAVVEIVYNWPGMGSMAVKAISTHDYPLVQGYVLFIALFYMLINLAVDSSYKYLDPRLGEKH, from the coding sequence ATGAATGGAAAGAATTTTTTAAAGAAGTTATTTCAAATAGGAATTGTTTTATTTGGAATAAGTTTTTTAACATTTGCATTAATATATTTATCTCCAGGAGATCCAGCAGAAATTATGCTGACAGCCTGTGGAAATATTCCAACACCAGAGCTTTTGGCTCAGACAAGAATAGAATTGGGGTTAGATAAGCCATTTTTAACTCAATATGGAGATTGGCTGCTCAAAATATGCAGAGGAGATATGGGGTACTCTTATTCTTTAAAGGTTCCAGTTTGGAGAAAGCTTATTTCCAACTTTTTTATAACATTAAAATTAGCTGTAGCATCATTAGTTTTAATGGTGGTAATATCAATACCATTAGGAGTGTTTGCTGCAATAAATAGAAATAAAAAAATAGATTATTTTGTAAGGGGATTTACTTTTATAGGAATATCAGTTCCAAGTTTTTGGTTGGGATTAATATTTTTAAGTATATTTGGAGTAAAATTGAAATTGGTACCAATAGCAGGAGGGACAGCAAACTTGAAAGCTTTAATTCTTCCAGCAATAACCTTAGCTTTGTCAATGTCAGCAAAATATACAAGGCAAGTGAGAACAATAGTATTAGATGAATTAAGACAGGACTATGTAACTGGAGCAAGAATAAGGGGAATGAGTGAAAAAATAATAATGATTAAACATATTCTTCCTAATGTGCTACTTCCTTTAGTAACGCTTTTAGGGTTATCTTTAGGAAGTTTATTAAGTGGAACAGCAGTTGTAGAAATAGTATACAACTGGCCTGGAATGGGAAGTATGGCTGTAAAAGCAATTTCAACTCATGACTATCCGCTAGTACAGGGGTATGTTTTATTTATAGCATTATTTTATATGCTAATAAATTTGGCAGTAGACAGTTCTTATAAATATTTAGATCCTAGATTGGGGGAGAAGCATTAA
- the recG gene encoding ATP-dependent DNA helicase RecG has translation MKKEEYRDMYQPIEDAEIKYFDEKNTNKLKRLGIKSLYDLFYYFPRAYDDRTNIMKMGDLRGDEYVVLKGTLLTVTAPPTRSGLKMVKATATDNTGIIELVWFQMPYLRKTLKIGEEYIFIGQIKRGYVYQLVNPEFKLSSNQQKLETGEILPIYSTSKEMPQNTLRKLMKEAMKSKLYIFQENIPEEILKKYKVMDREHAMREIHFPKNSKNLEEAKRRFAIEELLVLEMGILQKRFEMDSQNTSKYELEDKKTLVKQYLENLTFSLTKAQKKVITEIYRDLSNGRIINRLIQGDVGSGKTIVSMVLLLYMVENSYQGVLMAPTEILAVQHYLSVKDKFEKLGVKVELLTGSFKGKAKQKLLDSIKEGEVDIVIGTHALIEENVEFERLGLIIIDEQHRFGVVQRKLLRDKGVLANLVVMSATPIPRSLALSIYGDLDVSVIDELPPGRKPIKTKWIATIEETKTMYEFIGKKLFQGRQAYFVAPLIEESEKLAAKSTEELLEEVSKYLPDYRIGVLHGRMKNAEKDEIMSRFKNKELDIMVSTTVIEVGVDVPNATVMVINNAERFGLSALHQLRGRVGRGEYQSYCFLVSRTDNAVSKSRLQVMEETQDGFKIAEEDLKLRKSGEIFGTKQSGFSDLKFTDIVHDVKTIKLVKDICTDYLKENKGIIKNRYLKYDIEEKFKEN, from the coding sequence ATGAAAAAAGAAGAATACAGAGATATGTATCAGCCTATAGAAGATGCTGAAATAAAGTATTTCGATGAAAAAAATACAAATAAGCTGAAAAGACTGGGAATAAAATCTTTGTATGATTTATTCTATTATTTCCCAAGAGCATATGATGACAGAACTAATATCATGAAGATGGGAGATCTTCGTGGAGATGAATATGTAGTTCTCAAAGGAACACTTCTTACAGTGACTGCACCTCCTACCAGATCAGGGTTGAAGATGGTCAAGGCAACTGCTACCGACAATACAGGGATAATAGAACTGGTGTGGTTTCAAATGCCTTACCTTAGAAAAACTCTAAAGATAGGAGAGGAATATATATTCATTGGTCAGATAAAAAGAGGTTATGTCTATCAACTGGTAAATCCAGAATTCAAACTAAGTAGTAACCAGCAGAAACTTGAAACAGGAGAAATACTTCCTATATATAGTACAAGTAAAGAGATGCCTCAGAATACTCTTCGTAAGCTGATGAAAGAAGCTATGAAAAGCAAACTTTATATTTTTCAGGAGAATATTCCAGAGGAGATATTGAAAAAGTATAAAGTAATGGATAGAGAACATGCTATGAGAGAGATACATTTTCCAAAGAACAGTAAAAATCTTGAGGAAGCAAAGAGAAGATTTGCAATAGAAGAATTACTGGTACTGGAAATGGGAATACTTCAAAAAAGGTTCGAAATGGACAGTCAGAATACAAGCAAATATGAGCTTGAAGATAAAAAAACTTTGGTAAAACAATATCTTGAAAATTTGACTTTTTCTCTTACTAAAGCACAAAAAAAAGTTATAACAGAAATATATAGAGATCTTTCAAATGGAAGAATAATAAATAGGCTTATACAGGGAGATGTTGGAAGTGGAAAAACAATAGTGTCTATGGTGCTTCTTCTTTATATGGTAGAAAACTCATATCAGGGAGTGTTGATGGCACCAACAGAGATACTTGCAGTGCAGCATTATCTTTCAGTAAAGGATAAATTTGAAAAACTTGGAGTAAAGGTAGAACTTCTCACTGGAAGTTTTAAAGGGAAAGCTAAACAGAAGCTTCTGGATTCAATAAAAGAGGGAGAAGTGGATATAGTTATAGGAACTCATGCCCTTATAGAAGAAAATGTAGAATTTGAAAGACTTGGACTTATAATAATAGATGAACAGCACAGGTTTGGAGTAGTACAGAGGAAATTATTGAGAGATAAGGGAGTTTTGGCTAATCTTGTGGTAATGAGTGCAACACCTATTCCAAGATCATTGGCATTGAGTATTTATGGAGATTTAGATGTATCAGTAATAGATGAACTTCCTCCAGGGAGAAAACCTATCAAAACTAAATGGATAGCTACAATAGAAGAAACAAAAACTATGTATGAATTTATTGGAAAAAAGCTTTTTCAAGGAAGACAGGCATATTTTGTTGCCCCTCTTATAGAGGAAAGTGAAAAGTTGGCAGCTAAATCTACAGAAGAACTTCTTGAGGAAGTGAGCAAATATCTTCCTGATTATAGAATTGGGGTGCTTCATGGAAGGATGAAGAATGCTGAAAAAGATGAAATAATGAGTAGATTTAAGAATAAGGAACTGGACATAATGGTTTCAACCACTGTTATCGAAGTAGGAGTAGATGTACCTAATGCCACAGTTATGGTAATAAATAATGCTGAAAGATTCGGACTTTCTGCCCTACATCAGCTAAGAGGAAGAGTAGGAAGAGGAGAATATCAGTCTTACTGCTTTCTAGTGTCAAGAACAGATAATGCTGTTTCTAAATCAAGACTTCAGGTAATGGAAGAAACACAGGATGGATTTAAAATAGCAGAGGAAGATTTAAAACTTAGAAAATCAGGAGAAATATTTGGAACAAAACAGAGTGGGTTCAGTGATCTTAAATTTACAGATATAGTTCATGATGTGAAAACTATCAAACTTGTAAAGGATATTTGTACAGATTATCTGAAAGAGAATAAAGGGATAATAAAAAATAGATATCTAAAATATGATATTGAAGAAAAATTTAAAGAAAATTAA
- a CDS encoding ABC transporter substrate-binding protein, with translation MKRIICIFFIGILTTTFLYGQKTSIKKYNRIISLSMAGDEMLFDLVEKDRILAFSGYSNKNEMASVLYNKLDNFKKVDNVEKIIDMEPDLIIAANWLKKDILSQLEDAEINVYIYNTSSTYEEQKKLILELAKLVEEEEKGNEIIRNMDERLAVVQEKIKKSGKNSPRVLEYSHYEGTNGKGSIFDDMLQKIYVINTAREAGIGRFAKISKEKVIEINPDVIIVPIWDSTAAKDGSRFLEFLSKDKSYKDLKAVKNGRIYPIPGKYVYIYSQYIIDGIEELANSIYQLKDDKE, from the coding sequence ATGAAAAGAATTATTTGTATATTTTTTATAGGGATATTAACTACAACTTTTTTATATGGGCAGAAAACGTCTATAAAAAAATATAATAGAATAATTTCTTTGTCTATGGCAGGAGATGAAATGCTTTTTGATTTGGTAGAAAAAGACAGAATACTTGCATTTAGTGGATATTCTAATAAAAATGAAATGGCTTCTGTTTTATACAATAAATTAGATAATTTTAAAAAAGTAGACAATGTAGAAAAAATAATTGATATGGAGCCAGATTTAATAATTGCAGCTAACTGGTTGAAAAAAGATATATTATCTCAACTAGAGGATGCAGAAATTAATGTTTATATTTATAATACTTCTTCTACATATGAAGAGCAGAAAAAACTTATACTGGAGCTTGCCAAATTAGTGGAAGAAGAGGAAAAAGGAAATGAAATAATAAGAAATATGGATGAAAGATTAGCAGTAGTTCAAGAAAAAATAAAAAAAAGCGGAAAAAATTCACCCAGAGTATTGGAATATTCACATTATGAAGGAACCAATGGAAAGGGAAGTATTTTTGATGACATGCTTCAAAAAATATATGTTATAAATACTGCTAGAGAAGCAGGGATAGGACGTTTTGCAAAAATATCAAAGGAAAAAGTTATAGAGATTAATCCAGATGTAATTATAGTACCTATATGGGATTCTACTGCTGCAAAGGATGGAAGTAGATTTTTAGAATTTTTGAGTAAGGATAAAAGCTATAAAGACTTGAAAGCTGTAAAAAATGGCAGAATATATCCTATTCCAGGAAAATATGTGTACATATATTCTCAATATATTATAGATGGAATAGAAGAGTTAGCTAACAGTATTTATCAATTAAAAGATGATAAAGAATAG
- a CDS encoding ABC transporter substrate-binding protein, with protein MMVLAMIGISTSIIAAQKEIVVGVTSFADTLETTEQYFSWVVSRYGVGETLVKFDEHGEKAPLLAESWENSEGGKVWKFKIREGVKFSDGTEMTPERVKKSLERTFKLNNRASTFFAPKSIEIDGEYLLISTDTPVTVLPECLADPLFIIVNTDADTSTFAMKGPVCTGPYVVESFNPTEVCVVVKNKYYWNGEVPLDKVTFRCINDQATRSMALQSGEIQIAYNLKTENLQDFADEKKYHIQSLESLRTTFAFMNEKGVLGDKVLRQAVSRALNRDIYCKVLLEGGATSGKAPIPPTLDFGFDELIDENSYNPESAKQLLKDAGYKDIDGDGFIETPDGKKIQLDFVIYTSREELKIYAQAAQISLKEVGINVKINTVSYETLLDLRDAGRFDMLIWNMLVANTGDPEKYLRENWYSKSPSNQTGYNNAKVDELLDKLSAEFNSEERKKLTIEIQQLIMNDIPTIFFGYETTYLITSKDIINTVLYPTDYYWITNKTDLK; from the coding sequence ATGATGGTTTTAGCTATGATTGGTATATCAACATCAATAATAGCAGCTCAAAAAGAAATAGTAGTGGGAGTAACAAGTTTTGCTGATACTCTTGAAACTACAGAGCAGTATTTTAGCTGGGTAGTATCAAGATATGGAGTGGGAGAAACTTTAGTAAAATTTGATGAACATGGAGAAAAAGCTCCTTTATTAGCAGAAAGTTGGGAGAATAGCGAAGGTGGAAAAGTATGGAAATTTAAAATAAGAGAGGGAGTTAAATTTTCTGATGGAACAGAAATGACACCTGAAAGAGTAAAAAAATCTCTTGAACGTACATTTAAATTAAATAACAGAGCTTCAACATTCTTTGCTCCTAAGTCAATAGAGATAGATGGGGAGTATTTGTTAATAAGTACGGATACTCCAGTGACTGTTCTTCCAGAATGTTTAGCGGACCCTTTATTTATAATTGTTAATACAGATGCAGATACTTCAACTTTTGCAATGAAAGGACCAGTTTGTACTGGACCATATGTAGTGGAATCTTTTAACCCAACTGAGGTATGTGTTGTGGTTAAAAATAAATACTATTGGAATGGAGAAGTTCCTTTAGATAAAGTAACTTTTAGATGTATAAATGATCAAGCTACACGTTCAATGGCATTACAGTCAGGGGAAATTCAGATTGCATATAATCTTAAAACAGAAAATTTACAAGATTTTGCAGATGAAAAGAAATATCATATTCAAAGTTTGGAATCTTTAAGAACAACTTTTGCCTTTATGAATGAAAAAGGTGTTCTTGGAGATAAAGTCTTACGTCAGGCAGTATCAAGAGCTTTAAACAGAGATATCTATTGTAAAGTCTTGTTGGAAGGAGGAGCAACTTCAGGAAAAGCTCCAATTCCTCCAACATTAGATTTTGGTTTTGATGAGTTAATAGATGAGAATAGTTATAATCCAGAAAGTGCAAAACAATTATTGAAAGATGCAGGTTATAAAGATATTGATGGAGATGGTTTTATAGAAACTCCTGATGGTAAAAAAATTCAACTTGATTTTGTAATTTATACAAGCAGAGAAGAATTGAAAATATATGCTCAGGCAGCTCAAATAAGTCTTAAAGAAGTTGGAATTAATGTTAAAATAAATACAGTGAGCTATGAAACTTTGTTAGATTTAAGAGATGCTGGAAGATTTGATATGTTAATTTGGAATATGCTAGTAGCAAATACTGGAGATCCCGAGAAATATTTACGTGAAAACTGGTATAGTAAATCACCATCTAACCAGACAGGGTATAATAATGCAAAAGTAGATGAATTATTGGATAAACTGTCAGCAGAATTTAACTCTGAAGAAAGAAAAAAACTTACTATTGAAATTCAGCAGTTAATAATGAATGATATTCCTACAATTTTCTTCGGGTATGAAACAACATATTTAATAACTTCAAAAGATATTATAAATACAGTATTGTATCCAACAGACTACTACTGGATAACAAATAAAACAGATTTAAAATAG
- a CDS encoding TonB-dependent receptor, which produces MKKYLMLAAILVVSSSISAADEKFAVKLDETIVSAESFGTSVLETPKNVTVITSEDIERRGAQTIEDAIKGVPGMTTFSNIGGDDPKVSFRGMAPGKENQNILVLLNGVPYNSLVDTAGFNFNLIPIGTVERIEVVPNGGNVLYGEGAVAGVINIITKEGKDKKYYGTVGFETGSYSLRNYTVNAGTQITDRLSANINYVNKNVDNYRKHDSRDIEYVDINTKYKLDNGALSFGYSHSEVESYFPGEIVSKDDVKKPYTSLTEGKETVKTYKLNYETKLSDNLEFMFTGNYRDKLYESTGFKTGAIPPRRGPSSLRDTQSLYLSSQIKYKYLENSHLIVGGDYSDGESKYRYYNSKNIGAIDTSTNTDRKSFGAFAINNLKINNFIFTQGYRHQRMKYDVVDNKTTKYNFNKTYNEDAFELTGNYLINESSSIYLTYNRAFRAPTVDEVGYWNKNVRDIEVQTSDTFELGAKSLWNNFYFSGAIFQTRTENEIFYTRYEDELTSPASGNYNLPGKNIRRGIELTMEQYFDKLTLRESFSYIHHEIDSGVFKGKDIPGVPNYIYNLGLDYSILDNLTFNTSFYYYGSAYASSDFDNSFGKQDGHTELNMSLNYQMANGLTIYGGVNNLLDEEYFNSKVSGTKLKYYYGTRRNYYVGFKYSF; this is translated from the coding sequence ATGAAAAAATATTTAATGTTAGCAGCTATTTTAGTTGTTAGTTCATCAATCTCAGCAGCTGATGAGAAGTTTGCAGTTAAACTAGATGAAACAATAGTTTCTGCTGAAAGTTTTGGAACAAGTGTATTGGAAACACCTAAAAATGTAACAGTAATAACTTCAGAAGATATTGAGAGAAGGGGTGCTCAAACTATTGAAGATGCTATAAAAGGTGTTCCTGGAATGACAACTTTTAGTAATATTGGTGGGGATGATCCTAAGGTATCATTTAGAGGTATGGCTCCAGGAAAAGAAAATCAAAATATACTTGTCTTGTTAAATGGAGTTCCTTACAATAGTCTTGTGGATACAGCAGGGTTTAATTTTAATCTTATTCCAATAGGAACTGTTGAAAGAATAGAAGTAGTTCCTAATGGAGGAAATGTACTGTATGGAGAAGGAGCAGTAGCTGGAGTAATAAATATTATCACTAAAGAAGGTAAAGATAAAAAATATTATGGAACTGTTGGATTTGAAACTGGTTCATATAGTTTAAGAAATTATACAGTAAATGCTGGAACTCAAATAACTGATAGATTATCAGCAAATATTAATTATGTAAATAAAAATGTAGATAATTATAGAAAACATGACAGTAGAGATATTGAATATGTGGATATTAATACAAAATATAAATTAGATAATGGAGCTTTATCATTCGGATATAGCCATTCTGAAGTAGAATCTTATTTTCCAGGAGAAATTGTAAGTAAAGATGATGTAAAAAAACCTTATACTTCTTTAACTGAAGGAAAAGAAACGGTAAAAACATATAAATTAAATTATGAGACAAAATTGTCAGATAATTTAGAATTTATGTTTACAGGAAATTATAGAGATAAATTATATGAATCGACTGGTTTTAAAACTGGAGCAATACCTCCTAGAAGAGGACCAAGTAGTTTAAGAGATACTCAATCATTATACTTAAGTTCACAAATTAAATATAAATATTTAGAGAACTCTCATTTAATTGTTGGAGGAGACTATTCTGATGGAGAATCTAAATATAGATATTATAATTCGAAAAATATAGGGGCTATAGATACAAGTACTAATACAGACAGAAAATCTTTTGGTGCTTTTGCAATAAATAATTTAAAAATAAATAACTTTATTTTTACTCAAGGATATAGACATCAGAGAATGAAATATGATGTAGTAGATAATAAAACAACAAAATATAACTTTAATAAAACATACAATGAAGATGCTTTCGAACTAACTGGAAATTATTTAATTAATGAAAGCAGTTCTATTTATTTAACATATAACAGAGCATTCAGAGCTCCTACAGTTGATGAAGTTGGATATTGGAATAAAAATGTTCGTGATATAGAAGTTCAAACTTCAGATACTTTTGAATTAGGAGCAAAAAGTTTATGGAATAATTTTTATTTTTCAGGAGCTATTTTTCAAACAAGAACAGAAAATGAAATTTTTTATACTAGATATGAAGATGAACTTACAAGTCCAGCTTCTGGAAATTATAATTTACCTGGAAAAAATATAAGAAGAGGAATTGAATTAACAATGGAGCAATATTTTGATAAATTAACTCTGAGAGAAAGCTTTAGTTATATTCATCATGAGATAGATAGTGGAGTTTTCAAGGGAAAGGATATTCCAGGGGTTCCAAATTATATATATAACTTGGGACTAGATTATAGTATTTTAGATAACTTAACATTTAATACATCATTCTATTATTATGGTAGTGCATATGCATCAAGCGACTTTGATAACAGTTTTGGAAAACAAGATGGACATACAGAACTTAATATGTCATTAAATTATCAAATGGCTAATGGATTAACAATATATGGTGGAGTAAATAATTTGTTAGATGAAGAATACTTTAATTCTAAAGTTTCTGGGACTAAATTAAAATATTATTATGGAACAAGAAGAAACTACTATGTTGGGTTTAAATATAGCTTTTAA
- a CDS encoding ABC transporter ATP-binding protein, producing MLKIKNLTIQYGDKEPVVKDFSLSVKKGEILGIVGESGSGKTTIIKSIVGALSYNSKIISGSIVLDNEELLDKNGEILKKNRGKNIAMIFQDCRNTLNPIRKIGSQYIEYIQYHSNCSKEEARKKAELMLTKMKLPDPENVMASYPHQLSGGMCQRIGIAMAMTFNPKILLADEPTSALDVTTQAQIVQELINLRNTYKTSIIIVTHNLGVASYMSDNIVVMKDGNIIEKGKPEQILSSPRSNYTKILLDSVPGLEERHVV from the coding sequence ATGTTAAAGATAAAAAATTTAACTATACAATATGGAGATAAAGAACCAGTAGTAAAAGATTTTAGTCTATCAGTAAAAAAAGGCGAAATTCTAGGTATAGTAGGAGAAAGCGGGAGTGGGAAAACTACAATAATAAAAAGTATAGTAGGAGCTCTTTCATATAATAGTAAAATAATATCTGGAAGCATTGTTTTAGATAATGAGGAATTGTTAGATAAGAATGGAGAGATATTGAAAAAAAACAGAGGAAAAAATATAGCTATGATATTTCAAGACTGTCGGAATACTCTAAATCCAATTAGGAAAATAGGGAGTCAATATATTGAATATATTCAATATCATTCAAATTGCTCAAAGGAAGAAGCGAGAAAAAAAGCTGAGTTGATGTTAACAAAAATGAAGCTTCCTGATCCTGAAAATGTAATGGCGAGTTATCCTCATCAGTTGAGTGGAGGAATGTGCCAAAGAATAGGGATTGCCATGGCAATGACATTTAATCCCAAAATATTGTTAGCTGATGAGCCTACAAGTGCTTTAGATGTAACAACACAGGCACAGATTGTGCAGGAGTTAATAAATTTGAGAAATACATATAAGACAAGCATAATAATTGTAACTCATAATTTAGGAGTAGCTTCATATATGTCAGATAATATAGTAGTAATGAAAGATGGAAATATAATAGAAAAAGGAAAACCTGAACAAATATTGAGTTCTCCAAGGAGTAATTATACAAAAATACTGTTAGATTCTGTTCCAGGATTGGAGGAAAGACATGTTGTGTAA
- a CDS encoding ABC transporter ATP-binding protein yields the protein MLCKDSDIILKTNGISKIFMTAKNQPLLACDNINLNVYKGKTLGIVGESGCGKSTFVRMLMQLEEVSSGSIIYENRDIAHFSKKEIWEHRKNMQMIFQDSMAAFNPKMKIIDIITEPLMNYGLLSSKDKKQKAEELLEMVELSREYLYSYPHNVSGGQLQRVGIARALSLNPKILICDEATSALDVSIQDSIIKLLKKLQQEKDLSIVFVCHDLALVQSFSHEVVVMYLGNIMEILPGQRVKKEAMHPYTKALVNAVFTLDMSSKDNLELLEGEVPSPLNLPEGCPFVNRCRCAIEICRKEKPTLKEINNEHKIACHLN from the coding sequence ATGTTGTGTAAAGATTCAGATATAATATTAAAAACAAATGGTATTTCCAAAATATTTATGACAGCAAAGAATCAACCGTTATTAGCATGTGATAATATAAATTTAAATGTTTATAAAGGGAAAACTTTAGGAATAGTGGGAGAAAGCGGCTGTGGAAAATCTACATTTGTGAGAATGCTCATGCAGCTTGAAGAAGTAAGCTCTGGGAGTATAATTTATGAAAATAGAGATATAGCTCATTTTTCTAAAAAAGAAATATGGGAGCATAGAAAAAATATGCAGATGATATTTCAGGATTCAATGGCAGCATTTAATCCAAAAATGAAAATTATAGATATTATTACAGAACCTTTGATGAACTATGGACTGTTATCCAGCAAAGATAAAAAGCAAAAGGCTGAAGAATTACTGGAAATGGTAGAACTTTCTAGAGAATATCTATATTCATATCCTCATAATGTAAGTGGAGGACAGCTTCAAAGAGTAGGAATAGCAAGAGCACTTTCACTGAATCCTAAAATATTGATATGTGATGAAGCTACTTCAGCTTTAGATGTTTCTATACAAGACAGTATTATAAAGTTATTGAAAAAATTACAGCAGGAAAAAGATTTGAGTATAGTTTTTGTATGTCATGATTTAGCTTTGGTTCAATCTTTTTCTCATGAGGTTGTTGTAATGTATCTTGGGAATATAATGGAAATTTTGCCAGGACAAAGAGTGAAAAAAGAAGCAATGCACCCATACACAAAAGCTTTAGTAAATGCCGTATTTACTCTGGATATGAGTTCTAAAGACAATTTAGAATTACTAGAGGGAGAAGTACCAAGTCCTTTGAATCTTCCAGAAGGATGTCCTTTTGTAAATCGCTGTAGGTGTGCAATAGAGATATGCAGAAAAGAAAAACCAACTTTAAAAGAAATTAATAATGAACATAAAATAGCTTGTCATTTGAACTAA
- the nikC gene encoding nickel transporter permease translates to MDLIKRLMKNKQFVIFSILALIVVLIAVFAPWIAAKNPYDAIMTDSLVPPGEKYMWGTDRLGRDMFSRIIYGTRPSLIMTFTLVTVVFIMGTGFGILAGYFGGIVDTVIMRFADMMISFPGLVLAIAVAGLLGPNMINAILAIALVSWPKYARLARSLVLKIKNNMYIEAAVVGGARTGKIIGRYLIPNMIPTMIVTATTDIGSMMLELTSLSFLGFGAQAPTPEWGLMLNEGRTYITRASWLIMYPGMAIITVVIIFNMLGDSIRDILDPKDN, encoded by the coding sequence ATGGATTTAATAAAAAGATTGATGAAAAATAAGCAGTTTGTAATTTTTTCTATATTGGCATTGATAGTTGTATTAATTGCTGTTTTTGCTCCATGGATTGCAGCAAAAAATCCTTATGATGCAATAATGACTGATTCATTAGTTCCACCAGGGGAAAAATATATGTGGGGAACAGATAGATTAGGAAGAGATATGTTTTCAAGAATAATTTATGGAACAAGACCCTCATTAATAATGACATTTACTTTAGTTACAGTTGTATTTATAATGGGAACAGGATTTGGAATATTAGCAGGATATTTTGGAGGAATTGTAGATACAGTCATAATGAGATTTGCAGATATGATGATTTCATTTCCAGGGTTGGTCTTAGCGATAGCAGTAGCTGGATTATTAGGGCCAAATATGATTAATGCTATACTGGCTATAGCTTTAGTAAGCTGGCCAAAATATGCAAGGCTGGCAAGAAGTCTGGTTTTAAAAATTAAAAATAATATGTATATTGAAGCTGCTGTTGTAGGTGGAGCGAGAACAGGAAAAATAATTGGAAGATATCTTATTCCTAATATGATACCAACAATGATTGTGACAGCTACAACAGACATCGGCTCAATGATGTTGGAACTTACATCACTGTCTTTCTTGGGATTTGGGGCACAGGCTCCCACTCCAGAATGGGGACTGATGTTGAACGAAGGAAGAACATATATAACAAGAGCTTCATGGCTGATAATGTATCCAGGAATGGCCATAATAACAGTAGTAATAATATTTAATATGCTGGGAGACAGTATTCGTGATATTTTAGATCCTAAGGATAACTAA
- a CDS encoding YebC/PmpR family DNA-binding transcriptional regulator — protein MSGHSKWNNIQHRKGAQDRKRAKLFTKFGRELTIAAKEGGGDPNFNPRLRLAIEKAKAGNMPKDILERAIKKGTGELEGVEFSEIRYEGYGPAGTAFIVDVVTDNKNRSASEVRMTFTRKGGNLGTDGAVAWMFKKQGVITVKSEGIDPDEFMMAALEAGAEDVSEEDGVFEVITDYTEFQTVLENLKTAGYAYEEAEISMNPENKVEITDLETAKKVMVLYDALDDLDDVQDVYANFDIAEELLDQLD, from the coding sequence GTGTCAGGACATAGTAAATGGAATAATATCCAACATAGAAAAGGTGCTCAAGATAGAAAAAGAGCAAAATTATTCACTAAATTTGGAAGAGAACTAACAATAGCAGCTAAAGAGGGTGGGGGGGATCCAAACTTTAACCCTAGACTTAGACTCGCAATAGAGAAAGCAAAAGCTGGAAATATGCCTAAAGATATATTAGAAAGAGCTATTAAAAAAGGAACTGGAGAGCTTGAAGGTGTAGAATTCTCTGAAATCAGATATGAAGGATATGGTCCAGCAGGAACAGCTTTTATAGTTGATGTAGTTACAGACAATAAAAATAGATCAGCTTCAGAAGTTAGAATGACTTTCACTAGAAAAGGTGGAAATCTTGGAACTGATGGTGCTGTTGCATGGATGTTTAAAAAACAGGGAGTTATTACTGTAAAATCAGAAGGAATAGATCCAGATGAATTTATGATGGCAGCTTTAGAAGCAGGAGCAGAGGATGTATCTGAAGAGGATGGAGTATTTGAAGTTATCACTGACTATACTGAATTCCAAACTGTTCTTGAAAATCTAAAAACAGCAGGATATGCTTATGAAGAAGCTGAAATTTCAATGAACCCAGAAAATAAAGTTGAGATCACTGATCTTGAAACTGCTAAAAAAGTAATGGTTCTTTATGATGCATTAGATGATCTTGATGATGTTCAAGATGTTTATGCTAACTTTGATATCGCAGAGGAATTACTAGATCAATTAGATTAG